From the genome of Epinephelus lanceolatus isolate andai-2023 chromosome 23, ASM4190304v1, whole genome shotgun sequence, one region includes:
- the csrp2 gene encoding cysteine and glycine-rich protein 2, translating to MPNWGGGNKCAACRGTVYHAEEVQCDGKCFHKCCFLCMVCRKGLDSTTLAIHGEEIYCKSCYGKKYGPKGYGYGQGAGTLNMDRGERLGIKHEETHTHRPTTNPNPSKYAQKFGGSEKCPRCGDSVYAAEKIMGAGKPWHKNCFRCAKCGKSLESTTQTEKDGEIYCKACYAKNFGPKGFGYGQGAGALVHAQ from the exons ATGCCAAACTGGGGAGGAGGCAACAAGTGTGCAGCGTGCCGTGGGACAGTTTACCATGCTGAGGAAGTGCAGTGTGATGGGAAGTGTTTCCACAAATGCTGTTTTCTTTGCA tggTCTGCAGGAAGGGACTAGACAGCACAACACTGGCTATTCATGGCGAGGAGATCTACTGCAAGTCATGCTACGGGAAGAAGTATGGCCCTAAAGGCTATGGCTATGGCCAGGGGGCGGGCACGCTCAACATGGACCGAGGAGAGCGGCTGGGAATCAAACACGAAGA gacacacactcacagaccgACCACCAACCCCAACCCATCCAAATATGCCCAGAAGTTTGGAGGCTCAGAGAAATGTCCCCGGTGTGGAGACTCTGTGTATGCAGCTGAGAAGATCATGGGGGCAGGCAAG CCGTGGCACAAGAACTGCTTCCGCTGTGCAAAATGTGGGAAGAGCCTGGAGTCGACCACTCAGACTGAGAAAGATGGAGAAATCTACTGCAAAG CGTGTTACGCCAAGAACTTCGGGCCCAAAGGCTTCGGTTACGGCCAAGGAGCAGGCGCTCTGGTTCACGCTCAGTGA
- the e2f7 gene encoding transcription factor E2F7 translates to MEVECLALKDLTSPRKSLRVEQEEEDGGQSEHKENICTDWRRSTPAKSADSTFPVLLMTRKGATPDLAHITPIKHTALAEPWTPTANLKMLISAASPDIRDREMKKVLFRPIENEKDKPASPDTVVEDTEVEDSCQFEAVEEEDDTDKKPSRKQKSLGLLCQKFLALYPDYPPPHSPIWISLDEVATNLGVERRRIYDIVNVLESLMIVGRIAKNSYTWYGRLRLEAMLEELQRRGRQQGYHLQVDLATEEREAGPGREDDGAEGDAGNESWATGNRKDKSLRIMSQKFVMLFLVSKTQTVTLDAAAKILIEESQDSSSHSKYKTKVRRLYDIANVLTSLGLIKKVHVREERGRKPAFKWLGPVEFKNSGSAAVEHTVNLAAAALPEATQPGQDLRRAKMARHASFNITPTSAAVQRLVNSAPCSPRRDITGLPNQPVDYSRKTSNNAVCRLQFGDSTDNRPTNSSSPLAPSSAHPTLLAPSLHPEHLFAPSSSPHCLAYLPSLSQPSVVMLYRAPDKPEQMPEGQRSPRLESEEGRKRRREEREEEGAVVKKKGTFGLEECEKMRAEPQREAAECSQTHNSGISPNHQVPDESQGASSSEATQPSHYLYVPNNAGLNSFNFLLSAGQPPASLALPPSSVPTLALPYVLVPSAALSHYPLVASGLQQQGSDAHNKLSFSLPAVMSPAHFMVGAAPYGLAAATSEMSRSPVPSPSTPEQNGLYGSATGTPHSPSGPRHTVTINTQEPLTPHTPKETTPSASKAFFQTPGTLGSVVSAAPAARKRGSAQRRLDVGHPPTS, encoded by the exons ATGGAAGTTGAATGTCTAGCACTGAAAGACCTCACAAGTCCCAGGAAAAGTCTCAGggtggagcaggaggaggaggatgggggcCAAAGTGAACACAAG GAAAACATCTGCACAGATTGGAGAAGATCCACACCAGCCAAATCTGCCGATTCCACCTTTCCCGTTTTGCTAATGACCAGAAAAGGTGCCACCCCTGACCTGGCCCACATCACCCCCATCAAACACACAGCCCTGGCCGAACCCTGGACGCCCACGGCCAATCTGAAGATGCTCATCAGTGCCGCGAGCCCAGACATCCGGGACAGAGAGATGAAGAAGGTGCTGTTTAGACCCATAGAGAATGAGAAGGACAAGCCAGCGAGTCCAGATACTGTGGTGGAGGATACAGAGGTGGAGGACTCATGTCAG tttgaagctgtggaggaagaggatgacaCGGACAAAAAGCCAAGCAGGAAGCAGAAGAGCCTGGGTCTGCTGTGCCAGAAGTTCCTGGCCCTCTACCCTGACTACCCACCGCCACACAGCCCCATCTGGATCTCTCTGGATGAGGTGGCGACCAATCTTG GAGTGGAGCGGAGGCGGATCTACGACATCGTCAACGTGCTGGAGTCTCTAATGATCGTGGGTCGGATTGCCAAGAACAGCTACACCTGGTATGGTCGTCTGCGGCTGGAAGCCAtgctggaggagctgcagaggaGGGGTCGGCAGCAGGGCTACCACCTGCAGGTGGATCTGGCCACTGAGGAGAGGGAGGCTGGACCGGGGCGCGAGGACGACGGAGCGGAAGGGGACGCTGGCAACG AGTCCTGGGCGACTGGCAACAGGAAAGACAAATCTCTGCGCATCATGAGCCAGAAGTTTGTCATGCTGTTCCTGGTGTCCAAAACGCAGACGGTGACTCTGGACGCAGCGGCAAAGATCCTCATCGAGGAGAGTCAGGACTCGTCAAGTCACAGCAAATACAAAA CTAAGGTGCGGCGACTGTACGACATCGCGAATGTGCTGACCAGCCTGGGCCTCATAAAGAAGGTCCATGTGCGTGAGGAGAGAGGCAGGAAGCCGGCCTTCAAGTGGCTTGGCCCCGTTGAATTTAAAAACTCTGGAAGTGCTG CTGTAGAACATACTGTGAATCTGGCGGCTGCCGCTCTGCCTGAGGCCACACAGCCAGGCCAGGACCTCAGAAGAGCCAAGATGGCACGGCATGCCTCTTTCAACATCACACCAACCTCTGCGGCTGTACAGCGGCTGGTCAACTCTGCACCCTGCAGTCCACGACGAGACATTACGG GTCTGCCAAACCAGCCCGTGGATTACTCCAGAAAGACAAGCAACAATGCAGTGTGTCGACTGCAGTTTGGAGACAGCACTGA TAACCGTCccaccaacagcagcagcccATTAGCTCCGTCCTCCGCTCATCCCACCCTGCTGGCACCTTCCCTCCACCCAGAGCACCTCTTTgcaccttcctcctctccccacTGCTTGGCCTACCTGCCCAGTCTGTCCCAGCCCTCGGTGGTCATGCTGTACAGGGCGCCAGACAAGCCCGAGCAGATGCCTGAGGGTCAGAGATCGCCTCGGTTGGAGTCTGAGGAGGGGAGGAAAAGAAGGAGGGAAGAAAGGGAAGAGGAGGGGGCGGTGGTGAAGAAGAAGGGAACATTTGGGTTAGAGGAATGTGAAAAG ATGAGAGCTGAACCTCAAAGGGAAGCAGCAGAGTGTTCACAAACGCATAACAGCGGGATTTCCCCAAATCATCAGGTGCCCGATGAGAGTCAAGGTGCCAGCAGCAGCGAGGCCACCCAACCATCACACTACCTCTACGTACCCAACAACGCAG GTCTGAATAGCTTCaacttcctcctctctgccggCCAGCCACCAGCCAGTCTAGCACTTCCTCCCAGCAGTGTTCCCACCTTGGCGCTGCCCTACGTCCTGGTGCCCTCTGCAGCCCTCTCCCACTACCCCCTGGTGGCCAGCGGTTTACAGCAGCAAGGCTCCGACGCCCATAACAAACTGAGCTTCAGCCTGCCTGCTGTGATGTCACCTGCTCACTTCATGGTGGGGGCGGCACCATACGGCCTGGCAGCTGCCACATCAGAGATGAGCAGGTCCCCAGTTCCATCGCCGTCCACTCCAGAACAGAACGGGCTGTACGGGTCAGCGACGGGCACTCCACATTCTCCCTCAGGACCACGTCACACTGTCACCATCAACACACAAGAACCACTG ACCCCACATACTCCAAAGGAAACCACACCATCTGCCTCAAAGGCTTTCTTCCAGACCCCAGGCACGCTGGGAAGTGTAGTCAGCGCTGCGCCCGCTGCCCGAAAAAGAGGCTCTGCACAGAGGAGACTGGACGTCGGCCACCCACCAACCAGTTAG